The following coding sequences are from one Comamonas koreensis window:
- a CDS encoding FmdB family zinc ribbon protein → MPTYDYVCQRCGQFDALRRLSDRNLACVCPQCGAASERVITQAPRLACTSPQQRRAAEVNERARHAPRMSRDNDPAAGNYGRLRHPSGCGCCSGGTKTGAAAAAAQPALKSQVGNRPWMISH, encoded by the coding sequence ATGCCAACTTATGACTACGTCTGCCAGCGCTGCGGCCAATTCGACGCGCTGCGCCGCCTGTCCGACCGCAACCTGGCCTGCGTCTGCCCGCAATGTGGCGCGGCCTCCGAGCGCGTCATCACCCAGGCCCCGCGCCTGGCCTGCACCTCCCCCCAGCAGCGCCGCGCCGCCGAGGTCAACGAACGCGCCCGTCATGCGCCGCGCATGTCGCGTGATAATGACCCTGCTGCGGGCAACTATGGGCGGCTGCGGCATCCCAGTGGGTGTGGTTGCTGCAGTGGGGGCACTAAAACTGGCGCGGCTGCTGCAGCGGCGCAGCCGGCGCTCAAAAGCCAGGTGGGGAATCGGCCTTGGATGATCAGCCACTGA
- a CDS encoding RHS repeat-associated core domain-containing protein, whose translation MEQHLKQSSPFGLFLRLISTFWQTRTTRRKPSVWLRAMLTVAISSMLLATGGLATAKETVTYIHSDISGSPLAATDAAGNVLWKESYFAYGQKTEWQPESEAQTQWFHGKEQDADTTMQYFGARYYDPGIGRFLGIDPVDYQDGNLHSFNRYAYGNNNPTKYLDPDGRIAFLIPFALTATAHAARTVALRFAVTATVNASRVGIVAGEIAAGDALGGAALAGGAVLAGATAVKSVVQETAKVGTLIATHGKTMGGKEFDRLTKRIRAEGILEPLTVTSHEGRFYILDGHHRALAAPRAGIIDVPITRVELPHGAYKTPADLDFTPGGY comes from the coding sequence ATGGAACAGCACTTGAAGCAATCGTCCCCGTTCGGTTTATTCCTCCGGTTGATCTCCACCTTCTGGCAGACAAGGACCACACGGCGCAAACCTAGTGTGTGGTTGAGAGCGATGTTAACCGTCGCCATTAGCAGCATGCTTTTAGCCACAGGGGGATTGGCCACCGCCAAGGAGACCGTCACCTACATCCATAGTGACATCAGCGGCAGCCCGCTTGCCGCAACCGATGCTGCCGGCAATGTGCTCTGGAAGGAATCATATTTCGCCTACGGCCAAAAGACGGAGTGGCAGCCGGAGAGCGAAGCGCAGACCCAGTGGTTTCACGGCAAGGAGCAAGATGCCGACACCACCATGCAGTATTTTGGAGCGCGCTACTACGATCCTGGGATTGGGCGGTTTCTTGGCATAGACCCGGTTGATTACCAAGATGGGAATCTGCACAGCTTCAACCGTTATGCGTATGGGAACAATAATCCCACTAAATATCTAGATCCAGATGGGCGCATTGCCTTTCTAATCCCCTTTGCGCTGACTGCAACGGCGCATGCTGCTAGAACAGTAGCTTTGAGGTTTGCCGTCACTGCAACTGTGAATGCCTCAAGGGTTGGCATCGTAGCTGGTGAGATTGCGGCAGGGGATGCGTTAGGTGGTGCGGCTTTGGCGGGGGGCGCCGTTTTGGCAGGCGCTACAGCAGTAAAAAGCGTGGTGCAGGAAACCGCAAAAGTCGGGACTTTGATTGCGACTCATGGTAAAACTATGGGCGGTAAAGAATTTGATAGGTTGACAAAGAGGATAAGAGCGGAGGGAATCCTCGAACCTTTGACAGTTACTTCTCACGAAGGTAGATTTTATATCCTTGATGGACATCATCGTGCTTTAGCTGCCCCCCGAGCTGGTATTATTGATGTTCCGATTACTCGTGTAGAACTGCCGCATGGGGCATATAAAACTCCAGCAGATTTGGATTTTACACCCGGAGGTTACTGA
- a CDS encoding DUF6531 domain-containing protein has protein sequence MSGIFDRGSQRIIKKTPGYRQKKVGHSVIYAVALMVVQGAYAQSDESSLPSIPDFFEEKAASLGGSVSHSPNEMISTFTGKLSYTVTDLVIPGNGGMDLAIQRSYNSIDDPFATTSTWADFEYSPVGLGWTMHMGRVLRGSNKALCSSSWTVASANPVFEKSDGSRQIFYEQAFDGDLTWMTKDFWRAKCIDGVFIVQSPDDHSFRMTKKGNSFGAVSSKQTAYYPERITDRNGNWFNISYQFLDNGVMAMTKVATSDGRGLDFNYVDSKLSKVVDAGNSREWEYTVTPGAGSRNYLTAVKRPDGHSWNYSYEATPGVGSLSKVGYPSGGTIDYRYGHVDFLAGTPRSRQSTVVVGKTANAGPEESQSGNWNYVYGVATNELPVSRVGNSITHSYSMPPDDRSQVNITQITDPAGKVVEHYHAGYHSVRQAPTSVGIYLGRTSDHENVLLAYQDFIISSQIDVVAQNYTSNSFNPVARVPRIENYNRIGERFTLTNSDFDGYGNARKVVEMATNVADRTYIRETALKHHVDTDKWIINRVASAVVVSEGEQHETKRQFDANGNVVLESIAGVVSSATYHPTGDIATKVNALGQVESFSDYHRGIPRKETYADGSTVGRSVNDAGNVIAETDARGNITRFTHDLLNRVTSVAKPSGAVISVAWTPNTRVVERGDMTEATSFDGFGRTLRREASAPGQVPVWVNYSHNVMGELIHQSYPNSTMGTGYVYDGLSRVVATLNGNPVGTTNAQHINYTSYGNLYVVNQDSTGRASIDYYRAYSDPDKRERVRLASGETVNGSLFALADVRQTRNILGQLTTVSMDGKTRGYGYDIRYFLTSKTDPEIGTTTFERDAIGNLISQRIGAGPATIYAYDSRNRLTDISYPSSEDAAVPNAPAVKNTYDANGNLVVSLSGDISRSFSYDENNKITKESLSVGASTQTLGYAYDSNEALASITYPSGNQVSYEPDAFGRARAVLPYIHSVDYHPNGMPSQISYANGVVSTMGINSRQWPSDLTYGQGSSRFVNSTYVYDPVGNMVNINELADGVYARAFAYDKLDRLITEATTTVNRQYGYDRTGNLTYLRTPTGLNTYTYDTATGLLTGVAGGFSRSFEYDQAGNVSANGYNTFGHDRANNLRCTDCGTAVQKLHDYDGSNMRAQTVAAQGTTQYLHDSQGLLMQTMDSSLRKELIYLGRRQVAERSIELN, from the coding sequence ATGTCAGGGATATTTGATCGGGGCTCTCAAAGGATAATTAAAAAAACACCTGGGTATCGCCAAAAAAAAGTTGGTCACTCAGTCATTTATGCTGTAGCATTAATGGTTGTTCAGGGCGCCTATGCCCAATCGGACGAATCAAGCCTTCCTAGTATTCCTGATTTTTTCGAAGAAAAAGCTGCATCATTAGGTGGGTCTGTATCGCACTCTCCCAATGAGATGATAAGTACTTTTACCGGGAAATTAAGTTATACAGTTACCGACTTGGTAATTCCTGGAAATGGTGGAATGGATCTTGCCATCCAACGTAGCTATAATAGTATCGATGATCCCTTCGCCACTACTTCCACATGGGCTGACTTTGAATACAGCCCTGTTGGGCTGGGATGGACCATGCATATGGGGCGCGTGCTGCGAGGGTCCAATAAAGCTTTGTGTTCTTCTTCATGGACAGTCGCTTCGGCCAATCCCGTATTCGAAAAGTCAGATGGAAGCCGGCAAATATTCTACGAGCAAGCGTTTGATGGCGATTTAACTTGGATGACCAAAGATTTTTGGCGTGCCAAGTGTATTGACGGCGTTTTTATTGTCCAGTCTCCTGATGATCATAGCTTTCGGATGACTAAAAAAGGGAATTCATTTGGGGCAGTGAGCAGCAAGCAAACGGCTTACTATCCTGAAAGAATCACCGATAGAAATGGCAACTGGTTCAACATCAGTTATCAATTTCTGGACAATGGCGTCATGGCAATGACCAAGGTCGCAACAAGTGACGGGCGTGGCTTGGATTTTAATTATGTCGATTCCAAGCTTTCAAAGGTGGTTGATGCGGGCAACTCGCGTGAGTGGGAATACACCGTCACTCCAGGCGCAGGGTCTCGCAATTACTTAACAGCCGTAAAAAGACCAGATGGTCATTCCTGGAATTACAGCTATGAAGCCACTCCTGGTGTGGGATCACTCAGCAAGGTGGGTTATCCGAGTGGTGGGACTATTGACTATCGCTACGGTCATGTTGACTTCTTGGCTGGGACACCGCGTAGTCGCCAAAGCACTGTAGTGGTAGGGAAAACTGCCAATGCTGGCCCAGAAGAGAGTCAGTCCGGAAATTGGAATTACGTTTATGGAGTCGCTACTAACGAGCTGCCCGTGAGTCGTGTTGGCAACTCAATAACACATTCGTACAGCATGCCTCCGGATGACAGAAGTCAGGTTAATATTACCCAGATTACAGATCCAGCTGGAAAAGTTGTAGAACATTATCATGCAGGCTACCACTCTGTACGTCAGGCTCCCACATCTGTTGGTATCTACCTTGGGCGTACCAGTGACCATGAAAACGTATTACTGGCCTATCAGGACTTTATAATTTCTAGTCAAATAGATGTTGTAGCCCAAAACTATACAAGCAACAGCTTCAATCCGGTTGCGCGCGTTCCCCGGATTGAGAACTACAATCGTATTGGTGAGCGCTTTACGCTAACGAATTCTGATTTCGATGGTTATGGAAATGCGCGTAAGGTGGTAGAGATGGCGACAAATGTCGCAGACCGGACTTATATCCGAGAAACCGCACTGAAACACCATGTTGATACGGATAAGTGGATAATAAATCGCGTTGCAAGTGCTGTTGTGGTCAGTGAGGGGGAGCAGCATGAAACCAAACGCCAGTTTGATGCGAATGGGAATGTGGTGTTGGAGAGTATCGCTGGGGTCGTGAGCTCAGCAACATACCATCCAACAGGCGATATCGCGACTAAGGTTAATGCGCTAGGGCAGGTAGAAAGCTTTTCTGATTATCACCGGGGTATTCCCAGAAAAGAAACATATGCTGATGGCTCCACTGTCGGTAGATCTGTCAATGATGCTGGTAATGTAATTGCTGAAACAGATGCCCGTGGAAATATCACAAGGTTCACACACGATTTGCTGAATCGTGTCACTTCGGTTGCAAAGCCAAGTGGGGCAGTAATATCCGTGGCTTGGACTCCAAATACCCGTGTTGTGGAAAGAGGTGATATGACTGAGGCCACCTCCTTCGATGGGTTCGGTCGTACCCTCCGTCGGGAGGCAAGTGCTCCAGGACAGGTACCTGTCTGGGTTAACTACAGTCACAACGTGATGGGTGAGCTCATCCATCAATCCTATCCCAACAGTACGATGGGGACGGGCTATGTCTACGATGGGTTAAGCAGGGTTGTCGCTACTCTCAATGGTAATCCGGTAGGCACGACAAATGCCCAACATATCAACTACACCAGCTATGGCAATCTATATGTGGTGAACCAAGATTCCACGGGGCGTGCATCGATCGACTATTACAGGGCTTACTCTGATCCTGATAAGCGTGAACGAGTTAGGCTCGCGTCAGGTGAAACGGTAAATGGAAGTTTGTTCGCGCTTGCCGATGTGCGCCAGACCAGGAATATTCTTGGGCAGCTAACGACGGTGAGCATGGATGGGAAAACCCGCGGCTATGGTTATGACATTCGATATTTCCTGACTTCAAAAACTGATCCTGAAATAGGCACAACAACTTTTGAGAGGGATGCTATTGGGAACCTGATAAGCCAGAGGATCGGAGCAGGCCCAGCAACCATATACGCTTACGACAGTCGCAATCGGCTGACAGATATCAGCTATCCCAGCTCGGAAGATGCGGCGGTGCCAAATGCCCCTGCAGTGAAGAATACCTATGATGCCAACGGCAATCTGGTTGTCTCACTAAGCGGCGATATTTCGCGCAGCTTCAGCTATGACGAAAACAACAAGATCACCAAAGAAAGCCTGAGCGTCGGTGCAAGCACCCAAACATTGGGTTATGCCTACGACAGCAATGAAGCGCTGGCGTCTATCACCTACCCATCAGGCAATCAGGTCAGCTACGAGCCTGATGCATTTGGGCGAGCACGTGCAGTACTGCCTTATATACATAGTGTGGACTACCACCCGAATGGAATGCCCAGCCAAATCAGCTATGCCAATGGCGTGGTCTCCACTATGGGCATCAATAGCCGGCAGTGGCCCTCAGATTTGACATATGGCCAAGGCTCCAGCCGATTTGTGAATAGCACCTATGTCTATGATCCCGTAGGGAACATGGTCAACATCAACGAACTGGCCGATGGCGTGTACGCAAGGGCATTCGCATACGACAAGCTGGACCGCCTTATCACGGAGGCAACGACCACAGTTAACCGTCAGTACGGGTACGACAGGACCGGCAATCTAACGTATTTGCGTACACCTACGGGTCTCAACACCTACACCTACGACACTGCAACAGGACTGCTCACAGGGGTAGCAGGTGGTTTCTCTCGAAGCTTTGAATACGACCAGGCGGGTAATGTGAGTGCCAACGGATACAACACCTTTGGTCACGATCGTGCCAACAACCTGCGCTGCACCGATTGTGGGACCGCAGTGCAAAAGCTGCATGACTACGACGGCTCCAACATGCGGGCTCAGACTGTAGCTGCGCAGGGCACCACCCAGTATTTGCATGACTCGCAAGGCCTGCTCATGCAGACCATGGATTCGAGTCTGCGCAAAGAGCTTATCTATCTGGGGCGGCGCCAAGTGGCGGAACGCAGCATCGAGTTGAACTAA
- a CDS encoding phenylacetate--CoA ligase family protein, translating into MSPHYDDLESRAPAAREADLMARLPAQIRHAQQHSPAFASILQGVDAASINSRAALAQLPVTRKHELLERQKAERAQHPGRAIFGGFNTAPFGSAMPRMFASPGPIYEPEGQRSDYWRMARAIYAAGFRAGELVHNSFSYHFVPAGSMMESGAQALGATVFPAGTGQTEQQVQAMADLHPHGYIGTPSFLKIILEKAEAQGQRIASLTKALVSGEACPPSLRDWFSARGVAAYQCYATADLGLIAYETEAREGLVLDENVIVEIVRPGTGDPVAEGEVGELVVTTLNTDYPLIRFGTGDLSAILPGQCPSGRTNTRIKGWMGRADQTTKVRGMFVHPGQIAEVVKRFPQVQKARLVVSGAMAQDQMSLQVETTELGAGLAEQIADAVREVTKLRADIALLRPGELPNDGKVIEDARSYD; encoded by the coding sequence ATGAGCCCGCACTACGACGATCTGGAGTCCCGCGCCCCCGCTGCCCGCGAAGCCGATCTGATGGCCCGCCTGCCCGCCCAGATTCGGCACGCCCAGCAACACTCCCCCGCCTTTGCCAGCATCCTGCAAGGCGTCGATGCCGCCAGCATCAACAGCCGCGCCGCGCTGGCGCAGCTGCCCGTCACCCGCAAGCATGAGCTGCTCGAGCGCCAGAAGGCCGAGCGCGCCCAGCACCCGGGCCGCGCCATCTTTGGCGGCTTCAACACCGCGCCGTTTGGCAGCGCCATGCCGCGCATGTTTGCCAGCCCCGGCCCCATCTATGAACCCGAAGGCCAGCGCAGTGACTACTGGCGCATGGCCCGCGCCATCTATGCGGCCGGCTTTCGTGCCGGCGAGCTGGTGCACAACAGCTTCAGCTACCACTTTGTGCCCGCCGGCTCGATGATGGAATCGGGCGCCCAGGCCTTGGGCGCCACCGTCTTCCCCGCCGGCACCGGCCAGACCGAGCAGCAGGTGCAGGCCATGGCCGATCTGCACCCCCATGGCTACATCGGCACGCCCAGCTTTTTGAAGATCATCCTGGAAAAAGCCGAGGCCCAGGGCCAGCGCATTGCCTCGCTGACCAAGGCCCTGGTCTCCGGCGAAGCCTGCCCACCCTCGCTGCGCGACTGGTTCAGCGCCCGTGGTGTGGCCGCCTACCAGTGCTATGCCACCGCCGACCTGGGCCTGATCGCCTACGAGACCGAGGCCCGTGAAGGCCTGGTACTGGACGAGAACGTGATTGTCGAGATCGTGCGCCCCGGCACCGGCGACCCGGTGGCCGAAGGCGAGGTCGGCGAGCTGGTCGTCACCACGCTCAACACCGACTACCCGCTGATCCGCTTTGGCACCGGCGACCTCTCGGCCATCCTCCCCGGCCAATGCCCCAGCGGCCGCACCAACACCCGCATCAAGGGCTGGATGGGCCGCGCCGACCAAACCACCAAGGTGCGCGGCATGTTTGTACACCCCGGCCAGATCGCCGAGGTCGTCAAGCGCTTCCCCCAGGTGCAAAAGGCCCGTCTGGTCGTCAGCGGCGCCATGGCCCAGGACCAGATGAGCCTGCAGGTGGAAACCACCGAGCTGGGCGCGGGCCTGGCCGAACAGATTGCCGACGCCGTGCGCGAAGTCACCAAGCTGCGCGCCGATATCGCGCTGCTGCGCCCGGGCGAGTTGCCCAATGATGGCAAGGTGATTGAGGATGCGCGGAGTTATGACTGA
- the fmdA gene encoding formamidase gives MPETLIKVDLSQPAPSNEKVHNRWHPDIPMACWVNPGDDFVLETYDWTGGFIKNNDSADDVRDVDLTTVHYLSGPVGVKGAEPGDLLVVDLLDIGAKDESQWGFNGFFSQKNGGGFLTDHFPSAQKSIWDFQGMFTTSRHIPGVRYAGLIHPGLIGTLPDPKMLETWNAREQALIDTNPDGNLANPPFMATAHMGQLKGEARDKAAATGARTVPPREHGGNCDIKDLSRGSKIFFPVYVDGAGLSVGDLHFSQGDGEITFCGAIEMAGWVHMKVSIIKGGMAKYGIKNPIFKPSPIVPTYNDYVIFEGISVDESGKQYYLDVNVAYKQACLNAIEYLKKFGYSGAQAYSILGTAPVQGHISGVVDVPNACATLWLPTQIFEFDINPNAAGPVKYLDGSIDMPISYDK, from the coding sequence ATGCCCGAAACCCTGATCAAGGTTGATCTGTCCCAACCGGCCCCTTCCAACGAGAAGGTGCACAACCGCTGGCACCCCGATATTCCGATGGCCTGCTGGGTCAACCCCGGCGATGACTTTGTGCTGGAGACCTACGACTGGACGGGGGGCTTCATTAAGAACAACGACAGCGCCGACGATGTGCGCGATGTGGACCTGACCACGGTGCACTACCTCTCGGGCCCGGTCGGTGTCAAAGGCGCCGAGCCCGGTGACCTCTTGGTCGTGGACCTGCTCGACATCGGTGCCAAGGACGAGAGCCAGTGGGGCTTCAACGGCTTTTTCTCGCAGAAGAACGGCGGCGGGTTCCTGACCGACCACTTCCCGTCGGCGCAGAAGTCGATCTGGGATTTCCAGGGCATGTTCACCACCTCGCGCCATATCCCTGGCGTGCGCTATGCCGGTTTGATCCACCCGGGCCTGATCGGCACCTTGCCCGACCCCAAGATGCTCGAGACCTGGAATGCGCGCGAGCAGGCGCTGATCGACACCAACCCGGACGGCAACCTGGCCAACCCGCCCTTCATGGCGACGGCGCACATGGGCCAGCTCAAGGGCGAGGCGCGCGACAAGGCCGCTGCCACCGGTGCGCGCACCGTGCCCCCGCGCGAGCATGGCGGCAACTGCGATATCAAGGACCTCTCGCGCGGCTCCAAGATCTTCTTCCCGGTCTATGTCGATGGCGCCGGCCTGTCGGTGGGCGATCTGCACTTCAGCCAGGGCGATGGCGAAATCACCTTCTGCGGCGCCATCGAGATGGCCGGCTGGGTGCACATGAAGGTCTCCATCATCAAGGGCGGCATGGCCAAGTACGGCATCAAGAACCCCATCTTCAAGCCCAGCCCCATCGTGCCGACCTACAACGACTATGTGATCTTTGAAGGCATCAGCGTCGACGAATCGGGCAAGCAGTACTACCTGGATGTGAACGTGGCCTACAAGCAGGCCTGTCTCAACGCCATCGAGTACCTGAAGAAGTTTGGTTACTCGGGCGCGCAGGCCTATTCCATCCTCGGCACCGCCCCCGTGCAGGGCCATATCAGCGGCGTGGTGGACGTGCCCAATGCCTGCGCCACCCTGTGGCTGCCCACGCAGATCTTTGAGTTCGACATCAACCCCAATGCCGCCGGCCCGGTCAAGTACCTGGATGGCAGCATCGATATGCCGATCTCGTACGACAAGTAA
- a CDS encoding DUF2750 domain-containing protein encodes MTIIFKQLESVLALPDKKRFDHFVKVVADRQEVWGLYQGGWALAATNDGVTVFPLWPAKDYAQLCAVCEWEGYEPRLITLAELMDDLFPKLKKDGVLPGVFFQA; translated from the coding sequence ATGACAATAATATTCAAGCAGCTCGAGTCTGTTCTCGCGCTGCCTGATAAGAAGCGTTTTGATCACTTTGTCAAAGTTGTTGCCGATAGGCAAGAAGTCTGGGGTCTTTATCAAGGTGGATGGGCTCTTGCCGCTACAAATGATGGTGTTACGGTATTTCCACTTTGGCCAGCCAAAGACTATGCGCAGTTATGTGCAGTCTGTGAATGGGAGGGTTATGAGCCACGTCTTATTACGCTTGCAGAGTTGATGGATGATTTATTCCCTAAACTAAAAAAAGATGGGGTATTGCCTGGGGTTTTTTTTCAAGCCTGA
- a CDS encoding Fic family protein — MFSGEYIWKSPHWPQWQFDSDALAAPLAQVSQAQGMLLGRLADVGMGLRDQASLAALTQDVLKTSEIEGELLNVASVRSSIARRLGLDIGALAPVDRHVEGVVEMVLDATANHQQAVTEQRIYGWHAALFPTGYSGMSKIAVGTWRDDAAGPMQVVSGPIGRQKVHYEAPPAPQVPAEMAKLLAWINDPAPSTLPALLKSGLGHLWFVTIHPFDDGNGRMARAIGDLLLARADGSAQRFYSLSAQIQRERKAYYEVLQRTQKGGMDVTPWLLWFLQTLHQAVLQANEGLEVVLYKAQFWRHWAMTPMNERHIKVLNRLLDGFDGKLTTGKWAAIAKCSSDTALRDINELLALGVLDKEAAGGRSTSYLLSAV, encoded by the coding sequence ATGTTTAGCGGTGAATATATCTGGAAATCCCCGCACTGGCCTCAGTGGCAGTTCGATAGCGATGCCCTGGCTGCTCCGCTGGCGCAGGTCAGCCAGGCACAAGGCATGCTGCTGGGCCGCTTGGCGGATGTCGGCATGGGCCTGCGGGACCAGGCGAGCCTGGCTGCGCTGACGCAGGATGTGCTCAAGACCTCCGAGATCGAAGGGGAGTTGCTCAATGTGGCATCCGTGCGCTCTTCCATCGCCCGGCGGTTGGGGCTGGATATTGGGGCGCTTGCACCGGTAGACCGCCATGTGGAAGGGGTGGTGGAGATGGTGCTCGACGCGACGGCAAACCACCAGCAAGCCGTCACCGAGCAGCGCATCTATGGCTGGCATGCCGCCTTGTTCCCGACCGGCTATTCGGGCATGAGCAAGATAGCGGTGGGCACGTGGCGCGATGACGCAGCGGGCCCTATGCAGGTAGTATCCGGCCCGATCGGCCGCCAGAAAGTGCATTACGAAGCGCCTCCGGCGCCCCAAGTACCAGCGGAGATGGCCAAGCTGCTGGCCTGGATCAATGACCCGGCGCCTTCCACCCTTCCGGCATTGCTCAAATCCGGTTTGGGCCATCTGTGGTTTGTGACCATCCACCCATTTGATGACGGCAATGGTCGTATGGCGCGGGCCATTGGTGATCTGCTGTTGGCGCGTGCGGATGGCAGTGCGCAACGCTTTTACAGCCTGTCTGCCCAGATACAGCGGGAGCGCAAGGCCTATTACGAGGTGTTGCAGCGCACGCAAAAAGGCGGCATGGATGTGACGCCATGGCTGCTGTGGTTTTTGCAGACCTTGCACCAGGCGGTCCTGCAAGCGAACGAGGGCTTGGAGGTCGTCCTGTACAAGGCGCAGTTTTGGCGCCATTGGGCGATGACGCCGATGAATGAGCGCCATATCAAGGTGCTGAACCGCTTGCTCGATGGCTTTGACGGAAAGCTCACCACCGGAAAATGGGCGGCCATTGCCAAGTGTTCCAGCGACACGGCACTGCGGGATATCAACGAGCTGTTGGCGCTGGGGGTATTGGACAAAGAGGCGGCTGGTGGGCGTAGCACAAGCTATTTGCTGAGCGCGGTGTAG
- the urtE gene encoding urea ABC transporter ATP-binding subunit UrtE — protein MLKVNDIHVAYGQSEALHGISFEGRPNETLAIMGRNGMGKTTLFKALMGVLPLKSGAVQVAGQDVSRDESYLRVAKGIAYVPQGRMIFPTLSVEENIETGLENSRDRKIPDEIYALFPVLWDMRRRKGGNLSGGQQQQLAIARALVTNPKVLLLDEPTEGIQPSIIKDIAKALNEIRKMREITIVVSEQVLHFAMDVADRLFVIEGGRIVHETDRANTNEAHIKSYLSV, from the coding sequence ATGCTGAAAGTCAACGATATCCACGTGGCCTACGGACAGAGCGAGGCGCTGCACGGCATCTCCTTCGAAGGCCGGCCCAACGAAACCCTGGCCATCATGGGCCGCAACGGCATGGGCAAGACCACCTTGTTCAAGGCGCTGATGGGTGTGCTGCCGCTCAAGAGCGGGGCGGTGCAGGTGGCGGGGCAGGATGTGTCGCGCGACGAGAGCTATCTGCGCGTGGCCAAGGGCATTGCCTATGTGCCCCAGGGCCGCATGATTTTCCCGACCCTGAGCGTCGAGGAGAACATCGAGACCGGTCTGGAAAATTCCCGCGACCGCAAGATCCCCGACGAGATCTATGCACTCTTCCCGGTGCTGTGGGATATGCGCCGGCGCAAGGGCGGCAACCTCTCGGGCGGGCAGCAGCAGCAGCTGGCCATTGCGCGTGCGCTGGTCACCAACCCCAAGGTGCTGCTGCTCGACGAGCCCACCGAGGGCATCCAGCCGTCCATCATCAAGGACATCGCCAAGGCGCTCAATGAGATCCGCAAGATGCGCGAGATCACCATCGTGGTCTCCGAGCAGGTGCTGCATTTTGCGATGGATGTGGCCGACCGTCTGTTCGTGATCGAGGGCGGCCGCATCGTGCACGAGACCGACCGCGCCAACACCAACGAGGCCCACATCAAGTCGTACCTGTCGGTTTGA
- the urtD gene encoding urea ABC transporter ATP-binding protein UrtD, with amino-acid sequence MSNTDFALAVEGLTVSFDGFKAIEDLTLYVDKNELRVIIGPNGAGKTTLLDLICGKTKASSGSIKFQNQELTGMDEYLRVRKGIGRKFQTPSIYENLSVFKNLEVSYPEGRSVFGALRFQCTPAVQQRVQAVAQEIGLDHVLEMESGLLSHGQKQWLEIGMLLMQEPELLMLDEPIAGMSARERELTADLLKRICVGRSVIVIEHDMEFVARIAHKVTVMHQGKILAEGSMEAVQSDPKVIDVYLGH; translated from the coding sequence ATGAGCAATACCGATTTCGCACTGGCGGTGGAGGGCTTGACGGTCTCCTTTGACGGCTTCAAGGCCATCGAGGACCTGACCCTCTATGTCGACAAGAACGAGCTGCGCGTGATCATCGGCCCCAACGGCGCGGGCAAGACCACCTTGCTCGACCTGATCTGCGGCAAGACCAAGGCCAGCAGCGGCAGCATCAAGTTCCAGAACCAGGAGCTGACGGGCATGGACGAGTACCTGCGTGTGCGCAAGGGCATAGGCCGCAAGTTCCAGACGCCCTCGATCTACGAGAACCTCTCGGTCTTCAAGAACCTGGAGGTGTCCTACCCTGAGGGACGCTCGGTGTTTGGCGCGCTGCGCTTTCAGTGCACGCCCGCTGTGCAGCAGCGCGTGCAGGCGGTGGCCCAGGAGATTGGCCTGGACCATGTGCTGGAGATGGAATCGGGCCTGCTGTCGCACGGGCAAAAGCAGTGGCTGGAGATTGGCATGCTGCTGATGCAGGAGCCCGAGCTGCTGATGCTGGACGAACCGATTGCCGGCATGAGCGCGCGCGAGCGCGAGTTGACGGCCGATCTGCTCAAGCGCATCTGCGTGGGCCGCTCGGTGATCGTGATCGAGCACGACATGGAGTTTGTGGCCCGCATTGCGCACAAGGTCACCGTCATGCACCAGGGCAAGATTCTGGCCGAGGGCTCGATGGAGGCCGTGCAGTCCGACCCCAAAGTCATCGATGTCTACCTGGGCCACTGA